A part of Mycolicibacterium sp. TUM20985 genomic DNA contains:
- a CDS encoding iron-containing alcohol dehydrogenase, giving the protein MVPHRVLKFHAPEIVFGVDSMVEAAHAALRLGALRPMLVTDSGLIEAGWVAEMVTHLSEQGVVARIWAELTPNPKDHEIAAGYEVYRAHGCDVLIAVGGGSVIDAAKGVAILAANGGNILDYEGVDKASMPIPPLVVVPSTSGTGADVSQFCIVTDTTRNTKITILGRSLVPDITVIDPRLLTTMPEWLNAATGLDALTHGIEAFVSLGHNQLTDHHALRAVQMVTDNLVHTIERPADMPARVLMAQAALEAGLAFTNAILGAAHAMSHQVGGLLDLPHGVINGVLLPHVIRFNAEHDPHPYQEVAAYLGIADRRAPAAEAALALADRIEQLAVRVGVPRGLAQLGVSEDDLPRLAAAALHDACMVTNPRPADTAQMQALFRAAM; this is encoded by the coding sequence ATCGTCCCCCATCGGGTGCTGAAGTTTCATGCTCCCGAGATCGTCTTTGGGGTCGACTCGATGGTGGAGGCCGCCCACGCTGCCCTGCGCCTTGGCGCGCTGCGCCCGATGCTCGTCACCGACTCGGGCCTGATCGAGGCCGGCTGGGTCGCCGAGATGGTCACCCACCTCTCCGAGCAGGGTGTGGTGGCCCGCATCTGGGCCGAGCTGACACCGAACCCGAAGGACCACGAGATCGCGGCGGGCTACGAGGTGTACCGGGCCCATGGTTGCGACGTCCTGATCGCCGTCGGTGGCGGGTCGGTGATCGACGCGGCGAAGGGCGTCGCGATCCTTGCCGCCAACGGCGGCAACATCCTTGACTACGAGGGCGTCGACAAGGCGTCGATGCCGATCCCGCCGTTGGTTGTCGTGCCCTCGACATCGGGTACCGGCGCCGACGTCTCCCAGTTCTGCATCGTCACCGACACCACGCGCAACACGAAGATCACCATCCTGGGCCGCTCCCTGGTGCCCGACATCACCGTGATCGATCCGCGCCTGTTGACCACGATGCCCGAATGGCTCAATGCCGCAACGGGACTCGATGCTCTGACCCACGGTATCGAGGCGTTCGTCTCCCTTGGCCACAATCAGCTGACCGATCACCACGCGTTGCGCGCCGTGCAGATGGTCACCGACAACCTGGTGCACACCATCGAGCGGCCCGCGGACATGCCCGCGCGGGTGCTGATGGCGCAGGCCGCATTGGAGGCCGGGCTGGCGTTCACCAACGCCATCCTTGGCGCGGCCCACGCAATGAGTCATCAGGTGGGCGGATTGCTGGACCTGCCGCACGGCGTGATCAACGGGGTGTTGCTGCCGCACGTCATCCGCTTCAACGCCGAGCACGATCCGCATCCGTACCAGGAGGTCGCCGCGTACCTCGGCATCGCCGACCGCCGCGCACCGGCAGCGGAAGCCGCACTGGCGCTTGCTGATCGAATCGAGCAGCTGGCCGTCCGCGTCGGGGTGCCGCGTGGTCTGGCCCAGTTGGGAGTCAGCGAGGACGACCTGCCGCGGCTGGCGGCGGCGGCTCTGCACGATGCCTGCATGGTGACCAATCCGCGACCGGCCGACACGGCTCAGATGCAGGCGCTGTTCCGGGCGGCGATGTGA
- a CDS encoding MadS family sensor histidine kinase, translating into MTSGLSRPPDRRGGAGPPDLEKLTGLRSGKGTFYRELRVAAQRLDRVVAAFDTISRALVQTVEGPENLVRAVAEAARTHLDAEWVLLALADGALPEASPRHLILDSAGNVYAFEGLTGARDPGTDLPDVVLNRLNDILRGQLAQFRLPVIERQHAHVPIELDGDVIGAFAAWTSRGRALDSSDEVVMRILSSQTAVALQNSSLFSTSQTLLAESEARNAELLATQRELGAAQRHQVLDLERRRIARELHDSVAQTVLSAGMQIEVCRSELDARSTPGDVIDRLDLAKDLSRSAVEQLRSAIYALNHPGDAQRSSLPGMLEQLATVHMPEDLRVTLNVVGTAVELPGDVEHALLRIAGEALFNTAVHADATRAIVHLNYGRNRVVLSISDDGGGEPEKLRRMLRLSGASDVDGRHRGLANMLARAREHGGTLEVRRSRIGGIRVVAEVPVPEEKRSAHGD; encoded by the coding sequence GTGACCTCCGGACTCTCCCGACCGCCCGACCGTCGGGGCGGCGCCGGGCCGCCAGACCTCGAGAAACTCACCGGGTTGCGGTCCGGAAAGGGCACCTTCTATCGCGAACTACGCGTCGCCGCACAACGATTGGATCGTGTGGTGGCGGCTTTCGACACCATCTCACGTGCCCTGGTGCAGACGGTCGAGGGACCCGAGAACCTCGTCCGCGCGGTGGCGGAGGCTGCCCGCACCCACCTCGACGCCGAGTGGGTTCTGCTCGCACTCGCCGACGGTGCGCTGCCCGAAGCCAGCCCGCGCCACCTGATCCTCGATTCGGCAGGCAACGTCTACGCGTTCGAAGGCCTCACCGGCGCAAGGGATCCCGGCACGGATCTGCCCGACGTCGTGCTCAACCGGCTCAACGACATCCTTCGCGGCCAGCTGGCCCAGTTCCGACTTCCCGTGATCGAGCGCCAGCACGCACACGTGCCCATCGAGCTGGACGGCGACGTGATCGGCGCATTCGCCGCGTGGACGTCACGCGGTCGCGCCCTCGACAGTTCGGACGAAGTCGTCATGCGCATCCTGTCGAGTCAAACGGCGGTCGCCCTGCAGAACAGCTCGCTGTTCAGCACGTCCCAGACGCTGCTCGCCGAGTCGGAGGCGCGCAACGCCGAGTTACTGGCCACTCAACGTGAACTCGGTGCGGCGCAACGCCATCAGGTGTTGGACTTGGAGCGCCGCCGCATCGCCCGCGAGCTGCACGACAGCGTGGCGCAGACGGTGTTGTCCGCCGGAATGCAGATCGAGGTGTGCCGCAGTGAGCTCGACGCGCGCTCGACGCCGGGGGACGTGATCGACCGGCTCGATCTGGCCAAGGACCTGAGTCGCTCGGCGGTCGAGCAGCTGCGGTCGGCCATCTATGCCCTGAACCATCCCGGCGATGCCCAGCGGTCGAGCTTGCCGGGGATGCTCGAGCAGCTGGCCACCGTGCACATGCCAGAAGACCTCCGGGTCACGCTGAACGTCGTCGGGACCGCGGTCGAACTGCCCGGCGACGTCGAGCACGCGCTGTTGCGGATCGCCGGAGAGGCGCTGTTCAACACGGCGGTGCACGCCGACGCCACCAGGGCGATCGTGCACCTGAACTATGGCCGCAATCGAGTGGTCCTGTCGATCTCCGACGACGGCGGCGGTGAGCCCGAGAAATTGCGCAGGATGCTCCGGCTCTCCGGCGCATCGGACGTCGACGGGCGCCATCGCGGGCTGGCCAACATGCTGGCCCGGGCGCGTGAGCACGGCGGCACCCTCGAGGTCCGACGGTCGCGCATCGGCGGCATCCGCGTAGTAGCGGAAGTGCCTGTGCCCGAGGAGAAGAGGTCTGCCCATGGCGACTGA
- a CDS encoding cytochrome P450, with the protein MASPTATALDLLTTPEGVADPFPLYDALRSASPIPGYRDWPPGTVPGADEPVTAWALFRYDDVFQAARDNATFSSRDPLQEASSAPSLMLVNTDPPTHTIERKLVSQAFSPRRVTRLEGWLAELLPVLLDGLGDGDLDVMAFAAEVPTRAMVRLLGLPEGDHVRFKRWANAFMLSSAMTAAERMASNEEMVAAFTQRLAEHAGRLAEHPPTGDVDDADDLISALLRAEIDGQRLTPEEIVRFCVTLVVAGSETTTYLIGNLLHVLARHPETASRLRADRTLLGPFIEETMRLDGPPQRLFRIATRDVEIGGASIRRGDWVALFFGAANRDPAVFPDPERFDIDRPNIRQQLSLGHGLHFCLGAALARLEVLAVLDAVLDRYSGIELTDDPGTKQSASLLTHGFVRLPLRLTR; encoded by the coding sequence ATGGCCTCCCCGACCGCAACAGCCCTCGATCTGCTGACCACGCCGGAGGGTGTCGCCGACCCCTTCCCGCTCTACGACGCGTTGCGTTCGGCCTCGCCGATTCCCGGGTATCGGGACTGGCCACCGGGCACGGTGCCCGGCGCCGACGAGCCGGTGACCGCGTGGGCGCTGTTCAGGTACGACGACGTGTTCCAGGCCGCCCGCGACAACGCGACTTTCTCCTCACGCGACCCACTTCAGGAGGCGTCGTCGGCGCCCAGCCTCATGCTGGTCAACACCGATCCCCCGACGCACACGATCGAACGCAAGCTCGTCAGCCAGGCTTTCTCGCCCCGCCGGGTCACACGCCTAGAGGGCTGGCTGGCCGAATTGTTACCTGTCCTGCTCGACGGGCTCGGAGACGGCGATCTCGACGTGATGGCGTTCGCCGCCGAGGTTCCGACCCGCGCAATGGTCCGCCTGCTCGGTCTGCCCGAGGGCGACCACGTCAGGTTCAAGCGCTGGGCGAACGCGTTCATGCTCTCGTCGGCGATGACCGCCGCGGAGCGGATGGCCAGCAACGAAGAGATGGTCGCCGCGTTCACGCAGCGACTCGCCGAGCATGCGGGGAGGCTCGCCGAACACCCGCCTACCGGTGACGTCGACGACGCCGACGACCTGATCTCGGCCCTGCTCCGGGCCGAGATCGATGGGCAACGACTCACCCCCGAGGAGATCGTGCGGTTCTGCGTGACCCTGGTCGTCGCTGGCAGTGAGACGACGACATACCTGATCGGCAACCTTCTGCACGTCTTGGCTCGGCACCCCGAGACGGCGTCGCGGCTGCGCGCCGACCGCACTCTGCTCGGCCCCTTCATCGAGGAGACGATGCGGCTCGACGGCCCCCCGCAGCGGCTGTTCCGCATCGCCACCCGTGACGTCGAGATCGGCGGCGCGTCGATTCGGCGCGGCGACTGGGTTGCGCTGTTCTTCGGCGCGGCCAATCGCGATCCGGCGGTGTTCCCCGACCCGGAGCGCTTCGACATCGACCGCCCGAACATCCGCCAGCAGCTCTCGCTGGGTCATGGCCTGCACTTCTGCCTCGGCGCCGCGCTGGCGCGCCTCGAAGTCCTGGCAGTCCTCGATGCGGTACTCGACCGCTACTCCGGTATCGAGCTCACCGACGACCCAGGGACCAAACAGTCCGCGAGCCTGCTGACCCACGGCTTCGTCCGGCTGCCACTGAGGCTTACGAGGTGA
- a CDS encoding VWA domain-containing protein produces MDATLHRFVRLLRLAGLRVSIPEALDAMRCAGQPGVLSSRGTLYSALRVSLVKDQRDQPVFDEIFDAFFSLIRVGGDGADAGHGHAHDDLVDTGQLDSFTLSEEPSDTPEEGHEHGKPTSIKDYFKQEDLAQQYNLHQEANKIDLAALTDQIVLSKDGAGIEENAYRVELSADRLHGAGPAGNLASSAGTRVDAALTIAEREMLLGWLDEMLEQDGDESDAAVLRRRLTGVLENLPEALKRHLEALLALEHAVVETREQRQAELSGSGRLREADRAELEDSLRRLARSLRGALTHRRRIASAGRVHSGATMRRNMRFDGIPFAPVTVRRTEDRPRLVVLADVSLSVRATSRFTLNLVHGLQDLVTQVRSFAFVADIAETSELFRDYPSERALGLIFGGDVIDVDANSDYGTVFGEFLAEHSAAVTRRTTVVILGDGRNNANDPNLAAFEEITRRARETVWLTPEPRYSWGLGSCDLPAYAEYCSRVRVVRDLGGLERAAQEFATSVTR; encoded by the coding sequence ATGGACGCGACCCTGCATCGTTTCGTGCGCCTCCTGCGTCTCGCGGGGCTGCGCGTCTCGATCCCCGAGGCGTTGGACGCAATGCGGTGCGCCGGGCAACCCGGCGTCCTGTCATCGCGGGGGACCCTGTACTCGGCGCTACGGGTGTCGCTGGTCAAGGATCAGCGGGACCAGCCGGTGTTCGACGAGATCTTCGACGCGTTCTTCTCGCTGATCCGGGTCGGTGGAGATGGAGCGGACGCCGGCCACGGCCACGCCCACGACGACCTCGTGGACACCGGCCAACTCGACTCCTTCACGCTGTCCGAGGAGCCCAGTGACACCCCGGAGGAGGGTCACGAGCACGGCAAGCCCACCAGCATCAAGGACTACTTCAAGCAGGAGGACCTGGCCCAGCAGTACAACCTGCACCAGGAGGCCAACAAGATCGACCTGGCGGCGTTGACCGACCAGATCGTCTTGTCCAAGGACGGCGCGGGAATCGAGGAGAACGCGTACCGCGTCGAGTTGTCCGCCGACCGGCTCCACGGCGCGGGCCCGGCGGGCAACCTCGCGTCGTCGGCGGGAACCCGCGTCGACGCCGCCCTCACCATCGCCGAACGGGAGATGCTGCTGGGCTGGCTCGACGAGATGCTCGAACAGGACGGCGACGAATCGGATGCCGCCGTACTGCGCCGACGGCTGACCGGTGTGCTCGAGAACCTGCCCGAGGCCCTCAAGAGACATCTGGAGGCATTGCTGGCGTTGGAGCACGCGGTCGTCGAGACCCGTGAGCAGCGGCAAGCGGAACTATCCGGGTCGGGCCGGCTCCGCGAGGCCGACCGTGCCGAGCTGGAGGATTCCCTGCGCAGGCTCGCCCGCAGCCTGCGCGGCGCCCTGACCCACCGCCGCCGCATCGCCTCGGCGGGCCGGGTGCACTCCGGCGCGACGATGCGCCGCAACATGAGGTTCGACGGGATACCGTTTGCCCCTGTCACGGTACGGCGGACCGAGGATCGGCCCCGGCTGGTGGTGCTCGCCGACGTGAGCCTGTCGGTGCGGGCCACGTCGCGGTTCACCCTCAACCTGGTGCACGGCCTGCAGGACCTCGTCACCCAGGTGCGCTCCTTCGCGTTCGTCGCAGACATCGCCGAGACCAGTGAGTTGTTCCGCGACTACCCGAGCGAACGTGCGCTCGGGCTGATCTTCGGCGGTGACGTGATCGACGTGGATGCGAACTCCGACTACGGCACCGTGTTCGGAGAGTTCCTCGCCGAGCACTCCGCAGCGGTGACGCGACGGACGACCGTCGTCATCCTTGGCGATGGTCGCAACAACGCGAACGACCCCAATCTCGCAGCGTTCGAGGAGATCACGCGCAGGGCACGCGAGACGGTGTGGCTGACGCCGGAACCGAGGTACTCGTGGGGCCTGGGCAGCTGTGACCTTCCCGCCTACGCCGAGTACTGCAGTCGAGTGCGGGTGGTGCGGGACCTCGGGGGGCTCGAACGGGCGGCGCAGGAGTTCGCCACCTCGGTGACCCGATGA
- a CDS encoding nuclear transport factor 2 family protein produces MTTGNEDRNIAATKAIYAAIPAGDVDTALALLDPEIRITYYGTDTIPYAGDHRGMDAAIAFFTIVGESVEIIEMETWKFIANGDDLATWGRQRYRRLTTGHEWESEFAHIITLRNGRWLHFRDFMNSALTDRAFGGPTAP; encoded by the coding sequence GTGACGACCGGCAACGAGGACCGCAACATCGCGGCGACGAAGGCCATCTACGCGGCGATCCCGGCGGGTGACGTCGACACGGCGCTCGCCCTCCTGGACCCCGAGATCCGCATCACCTACTACGGCACCGACACCATCCCCTACGCCGGTGACCACCGGGGAATGGACGCGGCGATCGCGTTCTTCACGATCGTCGGCGAATCGGTCGAGATCATCGAGATGGAGACGTGGAAGTTCATCGCCAACGGCGACGACCTGGCGACCTGGGGCAGGCAGCGGTACCGGCGTCTGACGACGGGCCACGAATGGGAGTCCGAGTTCGCGCACATCATCACGCTTCGCAACGGTCGTTGGCTGCACTTCCGCGACTTCATGAACTCTGCACTGACCGATCGGGCGTTCGGGGGTCCGACGGCCCCGTGA
- the mftM gene encoding mycofactocin oligosaccharide methyltransferase MftM — translation MTRRHGPHLGHTGEDVLCANRFCASRVDGVLAVQHDLEPDEISDELAVLLAAELDDAGVLHGQSEFEAVFTGIVQSAAEGDAAWLAFYRNSLNRLEHGDAAFAPIHEHAASLIVGHDIVDLGSCFGFFPLRLTAAGLAVTATDLSGPTMDLLNGVCGPLGRPVRTLTCDAARVPLPDGTADTVTVLHLLEHLDANSAKSVLREAMRLACRRVIVAVPFEDVPRACYGHVQRFDLGTLRDIAEAWRASGVRTGVHEYHGGWLILDR, via the coding sequence GTGACGCGCCGCCACGGCCCGCACCTCGGCCACACCGGTGAAGACGTGTTGTGCGCGAACAGGTTCTGTGCCAGCCGCGTGGATGGAGTGCTCGCAGTCCAGCATGACCTGGAGCCCGACGAGATCTCCGACGAGCTCGCGGTGCTCCTCGCCGCCGAGCTCGATGACGCCGGCGTTCTGCACGGCCAATCCGAATTCGAAGCGGTGTTCACCGGGATCGTGCAGTCCGCCGCCGAAGGCGACGCGGCGTGGCTGGCGTTCTACCGAAACTCGCTGAACCGTCTCGAACACGGTGACGCGGCCTTCGCGCCGATCCACGAACACGCCGCCTCGCTGATCGTCGGCCACGACATCGTCGATCTCGGTTCGTGTTTCGGCTTCTTTCCGCTGCGTCTGACCGCGGCGGGGTTGGCCGTGACGGCCACCGACCTGAGCGGACCGACGATGGACCTGTTGAACGGGGTGTGCGGGCCCCTGGGCCGGCCGGTACGGACGTTGACGTGTGACGCCGCCCGGGTGCCGTTACCGGACGGCACCGCGGACACCGTAACCGTGCTGCATCTGCTGGAGCACCTCGATGCGAACTCCGCGAAATCCGTTCTGCGCGAGGCGATGCGACTCGCATGCCGACGGGTGATCGTGGCGGTGCCGTTCGAGGACGTACCGCGGGCCTGCTACGGCCACGTGCAACGGTTCGACCTCGGGACGCTGCGGGACATCGCTGAGGCGTGGCGGGCATCGGGAGTGCGAACCGGTGTGCACGAATATCATGGCGGCTGGCTGATTCTCGACCGCTGA
- a CDS encoding AAA family ATPase — protein MLDSVESVREALAGEGYIADEHLAMTVFLQTRLDKPLLIEGPAGVGKTELAKALAAATGRRLLRLQCYEGQDETKALYEWDYGKQLLYTQILREKIGQIVADAVDLDEAVDRIGKQESVFFSDRFLAPRPLLEAVRSEEPVVLLIDEIDRADESLEAVLLELLGEYQVSVPEIGTFTAKHAPYVILTSNNTRDLAAALKRRCLHLFLDYPSSERELEIVRSKDTGLTEAVAAHLVDVVRGLRELDLRKAPSISETIDWARTLAVLGITELSSKVLSDTVSVVVKYDKDVRKALDALPRLVDPNAKIPAALHDAHAHGHDHDHGAHGHSHDVPKDTEPEPDGKAVRQAKDKPGRFTNGYYGTPSSTATLGRRKPF, from the coding sequence ATGCTGGACTCCGTCGAGAGTGTGCGAGAGGCGCTCGCCGGCGAAGGGTACATCGCCGACGAGCACCTCGCGATGACGGTCTTCCTGCAGACTCGACTCGACAAGCCGTTGCTGATCGAGGGGCCCGCGGGGGTGGGCAAGACCGAGTTGGCCAAGGCGCTGGCGGCCGCCACCGGCCGTCGGCTCCTCCGATTGCAGTGCTACGAGGGTCAGGACGAAACCAAGGCGCTCTACGAGTGGGATTACGGCAAGCAGTTGTTGTACACCCAGATACTGCGGGAGAAGATCGGCCAGATCGTGGCCGACGCCGTCGATCTCGATGAAGCCGTCGACCGGATCGGCAAGCAGGAGAGCGTCTTCTTCTCCGATCGGTTCCTCGCGCCGCGACCCCTGTTGGAGGCCGTGCGTTCCGAGGAACCCGTGGTGCTGCTGATCGACGAGATCGACCGCGCGGACGAATCCTTGGAAGCGGTGTTACTGGAACTGCTTGGTGAATACCAGGTTTCGGTTCCCGAGATCGGGACGTTCACGGCCAAACACGCGCCGTACGTGATTCTGACGTCGAACAACACCCGTGATCTGGCCGCCGCGCTGAAGCGCCGCTGCCTGCATCTGTTCCTCGACTACCCCTCCTCGGAACGCGAACTGGAGATCGTGCGGTCCAAGGACACCGGGCTCACCGAGGCCGTAGCCGCTCACCTCGTCGACGTGGTGCGCGGCTTGCGTGAACTCGATCTGCGAAAGGCGCCGAGCATCTCGGAGACCATTGACTGGGCGCGCACCCTCGCCGTGCTGGGCATCACCGAGTTGTCCTCGAAGGTGTTGTCCGACACCGTGTCCGTCGTCGTCAAGTACGACAAGGACGTGCGCAAGGCGCTCGATGCACTACCGCGTCTGGTCGATCCCAACGCGAAGATTCCCGCCGCACTGCATGATGCCCACGCCCACGGCCACGACCACGACCACGGTGCGCATGGACACTCCCACGATGTGCCGAAGGACACCGAACCCGAACCCGACGGCAAGGCCGTGCGTCAGGCGAAGGACAAGCCAGGCCGATTCACCAACGGCTACTACGGAACCCCCAGCAGCACCGCCACGCTGGGCCGGCGCAAGCCCTTCTAG
- a CDS encoding MadR family response regulator transcription factor has protein sequence MATDVTAGTIRLVLVDDHAILREGLRSVLERQRGLIVVGEASSEQEAVAVVRAMSPDVVLLDLKLSAGSEYEGLSLCAKLSAAHPGIGLLVLTTFLDEDLVVRAVHAGARGYVVKDVDTTELVRAIRAISAGDSAFDSRSAAAVVRSMSGRTQTRQQLTDRELQVLRLLATGLSNNKIGEQLYISATTAKFHVSNIMRKLEVSRRAEAVYAASKRGLI, from the coding sequence ATGGCGACTGACGTCACCGCTGGGACGATCAGGCTGGTGCTCGTCGACGACCACGCCATCCTCCGCGAGGGTCTGCGCTCGGTTCTCGAACGTCAGCGCGGACTCATCGTCGTCGGTGAGGCGTCGTCGGAGCAGGAGGCGGTGGCAGTCGTCCGGGCCATGTCGCCGGACGTGGTACTGCTGGACCTCAAGTTGTCGGCGGGCTCGGAGTACGAGGGTCTGTCCCTGTGCGCCAAGCTGTCCGCCGCGCATCCGGGGATCGGCCTTCTGGTGCTCACCACGTTCCTCGACGAGGACCTGGTGGTCCGCGCGGTGCACGCGGGGGCCAGGGGTTATGTCGTGAAGGACGTCGACACCACCGAGTTGGTGCGCGCGATCCGGGCCATCTCCGCGGGTGACAGCGCGTTCGACTCGCGAAGCGCGGCTGCCGTCGTGCGGTCGATGTCAGGGCGGACCCAAACCCGCCAACAGTTGACCGACCGTGAGCTCCAAGTGTTGCGTCTGCTCGCAACGGGTCTGTCCAACAATAAGATCGGTGAGCAGCTCTACATCTCGGCGACCACCGCGAAGTTCCACGTCAGCAACATCATGCGCAAACTGGAGGTCAGCCGCCGGGCGGAGGCGGTGTACGCGGCCTCCAAACGCGGCCTGATCTAA
- the mftD gene encoding pre-mycofactocin synthase MftD (MftD, an enzyme found in the mycofactocin biosynthesis locus, performs an oxidative deamination of 3-amino-5-[(p-hydroxyphenyl)methyl]-4,4-dimethyl-2-pyrrolidinone (AHDP). The resulting compound, now called pre-mycofactocin (PMFT), is a biologically active redox cofactor that can oxidize the non-exchangeable NADH of TIGR03971 family SDR-type oxidoreductases.), translated as MSGWFETVSEAQRLAAKRLPKSVYSALVAGSERGITTADNTAAFGELGFAPHVAGLSAKRDMATTVMGQSISLPVFISPTGVQAVHPEGEVAVARAAAARGTAMSLSSFASKAVEEVTAVNPQTFFQMYWTGGRDKLVARMERARAAGAVGLIMTSDWSFSSGRDWGSPAIPEKMDLRAMLRFAPEGIMRPRWLLDFAKTGRVPDLTAPNLSQDGGPAPTFFGAYGEWMQTPLPTWEDVAWLRTQWGGPFMLKGVMRVDDARRAVDAGVTAISVSNHGGNNLDGTPAPIRALPAIAEAVGGDVEIVLDGGIRRGSDVVKALALGARAVMLGRAYLWGLAAGGQGGVENVLDIMRGGIDSALLGLGLSSTQELSPADLIIPTGFRRDLGG; from the coding sequence ATGAGCGGTTGGTTCGAGACGGTTTCAGAAGCCCAGCGTTTGGCAGCCAAGCGGCTGCCCAAGAGCGTCTACAGTGCCTTGGTAGCCGGCTCGGAACGCGGCATCACCACTGCGGACAACACCGCGGCGTTCGGTGAGCTGGGGTTCGCCCCGCACGTCGCCGGACTGTCCGCCAAGCGCGACATGGCCACGACCGTGATGGGACAATCGATCTCGCTTCCGGTGTTCATCTCCCCGACGGGCGTGCAGGCCGTCCACCCCGAGGGCGAGGTGGCCGTTGCTCGGGCGGCAGCTGCCCGCGGCACCGCGATGAGCCTGTCGTCCTTCGCCAGCAAGGCGGTCGAGGAGGTCACCGCCGTCAATCCGCAGACGTTCTTCCAGATGTACTGGACGGGTGGGCGGGACAAACTGGTGGCTCGCATGGAGCGGGCCCGGGCGGCCGGTGCGGTCGGGTTGATCATGACGTCGGACTGGTCCTTCTCCAGCGGCCGTGACTGGGGGAGCCCGGCGATCCCGGAGAAGATGGACCTGCGCGCGATGCTGCGGTTCGCCCCGGAGGGCATCATGCGGCCGCGCTGGCTACTCGACTTCGCCAAGACCGGAAGGGTGCCGGACCTGACCGCGCCGAATCTCTCTCAGGACGGCGGGCCCGCCCCCACGTTCTTCGGCGCCTACGGCGAGTGGATGCAAACGCCGTTGCCGACGTGGGAGGACGTCGCGTGGCTGCGGACGCAGTGGGGCGGGCCGTTCATGCTCAAGGGCGTGATGCGGGTCGACGACGCCCGCCGAGCCGTGGACGCCGGGGTCACCGCCATCTCGGTGTCCAACCACGGCGGCAACAACCTCGACGGCACCCCGGCGCCCATCCGCGCGCTACCTGCCATCGCCGAAGCGGTGGGCGGCGACGTAGAGATCGTGCTCGACGGAGGCATCCGCCGGGGTAGCGACGTCGTGAAGGCACTCGCCCTGGGGGCGCGCGCGGTGATGCTGGGCCGGGCCTACCTCTGGGGTCTGGCCGCAGGTGGCCAGGGCGGCGTGGAGAACGTCCTCGACATCATGCGTGGCGGCATCGACTCGGCGCTGCTCGGCCTCGGACTGTCATCGACACAGGAACTCAGTCCGGCAGACCTGATCATCCCCACCGGCTTCCGCCGCGATCTCGGCGGTTAG